From Geomonas agri, one genomic window encodes:
- a CDS encoding OmpA family protein — protein MKRHALVMMAMALLLASRPGPSAAADAPPGGSPASNRVGTFSISPMVGGVSFDGEQHLETAPVFGLRAGYNFTRNLEAEALFDYAKTRSTLTDRTTDFLRYGADLLWNFQPDEKFVPNIAVGYAGNQLKSDTKGAFDLGAGFKYFVTEDMAWRGDVRGIFIDNKIDRYAIEYTTGIYIPFGVTPPVAKLPAPPPPPEPVARPVPAAQPTLNLTVPPPAPVPVAAPEVSLTAAPDSIKKGEKSVLTWQSKRADNCEMRPEVGKVAASGSTTVSPAADTIYTITCQGKGGTASANASVMVAQPAAAEKRFCNQPAVLMINFDTDKWNVKPQYHAELKTVGDFLNEFPEAHGEISGHTDGTASVAYNQRLSERRAQSVRDYIVKNFNIDPKRLTSKGYGKSRPVATNKTAVGRAKNRRIEANLVCEKNGAPKGAAAQPAAASKAAAKPAAKKGATGKKPLALVPAQGNVANSDVAPAQRQGEPEARFFPQAADPGVTASGSALLPAAQRKGEEEPRYFPQAAAAEVKEGAVSPPLPPAKRQAPDMAAYPDQPPQQSVPAVPVPGSVPAAQMVPSPGPLVDGAAPAAMIAKAPTPPELPAAQRMKQAALPTPDTPATAAPNALPAPSVAPAAPEQAAATEAASVASALRKQEPEAPAPDEAPFVLKATTPTPVPDGRIALTGITIDKDGLSLYTSGKVSEFSLITMVEPFSLVIDLYGAVNGIGLPKAPVEKFDLTNVRFREFPDHLQITLDAGREEIIPYRSFKTDTGLRINIKPRSSHHIGP, from the coding sequence TTGAAACGACATGCATTGGTGATGATGGCAATGGCGTTGCTTCTCGCCTCCCGTCCCGGTCCGTCGGCGGCAGCCGACGCACCGCCAGGAGGGAGCCCGGCAAGCAACAGGGTGGGGACATTCTCGATATCCCCTATGGTCGGTGGGGTTTCCTTTGACGGGGAACAACACCTTGAAACCGCGCCGGTATTTGGCCTGCGCGCCGGCTACAACTTCACCCGCAACCTGGAGGCGGAGGCGCTCTTCGACTACGCCAAGACCCGCTCCACGCTCACCGACAGGACCACGGACTTCCTGCGCTACGGGGCGGACCTGCTGTGGAACTTCCAGCCCGACGAGAAGTTCGTACCCAACATCGCCGTTGGGTACGCCGGCAACCAGCTGAAGTCGGACACCAAGGGTGCCTTCGACTTGGGCGCCGGCTTCAAGTACTTCGTGACCGAGGACATGGCCTGGCGCGGCGACGTGCGGGGCATCTTCATCGACAACAAGATCGATCGCTACGCCATCGAGTACACCACCGGGATCTACATCCCCTTCGGTGTGACCCCGCCGGTGGCGAAGCTCCCGGCACCGCCGCCGCCACCTGAACCGGTAGCGCGCCCGGTCCCCGCGGCGCAGCCGACCCTTAACCTGACGGTGCCGCCGCCGGCACCGGTACCGGTGGCCGCTCCCGAGGTTTCGCTCACTGCCGCTCCCGACAGCATCAAGAAAGGCGAGAAGTCGGTGCTGACCTGGCAGAGCAAGCGGGCCGACAATTGCGAGATGCGCCCCGAGGTCGGCAAGGTGGCCGCCAGCGGTTCCACCACCGTCAGCCCGGCGGCCGACACCATCTATACCATCACCTGCCAGGGCAAAGGGGGCACCGCTTCCGCAAACGCCTCGGTCATGGTGGCACAGCCGGCGGCAGCGGAGAAACGCTTCTGCAACCAGCCCGCGGTGCTGATGATCAACTTCGACACCGACAAGTGGAACGTGAAGCCGCAGTACCACGCCGAGCTGAAGACGGTGGGCGACTTCCTGAACGAGTTCCCCGAGGCCCACGGCGAGATCTCCGGCCACACCGACGGAACCGCCAGCGTCGCCTACAACCAGAGGCTCTCCGAGCGGCGCGCCCAGTCGGTGCGCGACTACATCGTCAAGAACTTCAACATCGATCCCAAGCGGCTCACCTCCAAGGGGTACGGCAAGTCCCGCCCGGTAGCCACCAACAAGACCGCCGTGGGGCGCGCTAAGAACCGTCGCATCGAGGCCAACCTCGTGTGCGAGAAAAACGGTGCCCCGAAGGGAGCGGCAGCCCAGCCGGCAGCAGCCTCCAAAGCTGCGGCGAAGCCCGCAGCAAAGAAAGGTGCTACTGGAAAAAAGCCGTTAGCCCTGGTGCCAGCGCAAGGTAACGTCGCCAACAGCGACGTTGCCCCTGCACAACGCCAGGGCGAACCCGAAGCACGTTTTTTCCCGCAGGCCGCCGATCCGGGTGTGACCGCATCCGGATCGGCCCTCCTGCCCGCAGCACAAAGAAAGGGGGAAGAGGAACCACGCTACTTCCCCCAGGCAGCAGCAGCCGAAGTGAAGGAGGGGGCTGTGTCCCCTCCGCTTCCCCCGGCCAAGCGCCAGGCACCCGACATGGCTGCCTACCCGGACCAGCCGCCTCAGCAGTCGGTGCCGGCGGTACCGGTGCCGGGTAGCGTCCCGGCGGCGCAGATGGTGCCGTCCCCCGGTCCCCTGGTCGATGGAGCCGCGCCGGCGGCCATGATCGCCAAGGCGCCGACACCGCCGGAGCTGCCGGCGGCACAAAGAATGAAGCAGGCAGCCCTGCCTACCCCCGATACCCCCGCCACCGCAGCGCCGAACGCGCTCCCCGCCCCCTCCGTCGCGCCGGCCGCACCCGAACAGGCTGCCGCTACCGAAGCAGCATCCGTCGCTTCCGCACTCAGAAAGCAGGAGCCCGAAGCACCGGCTCCCGATGAAGCGCCCTTCGTGCTCAAGGCCACCACCCCCACCCCCGTGCCCGATGGCCGGATCGCCCTGACCGGCATCACCATCGACAAGGACGGCCTCAGCCTGTACACGAGCGGCAAGGTGAGCGAATTCAGCCTGATCACCATGGTTGAGCCCTTCAGCCTGGTCATCGACCTCTACGGCGCGGTAAACGGCATCGGCCTTCCCAAGGCGCCGGTGGAGAAATTCGACCTCACCAACGTTCGTTTCAGAGAGTTCCCCGACCACCTCCAGATCACCCTCGACGCCGGCCGGGAGGAAATAATCCCCTACCGCAGCTTCAAAACCGACACCGGGTTGAGGATCAATATCAAGCCGAGAAGCAGTCACCACATAGGCCCCTGA